The sequence CGCGGTCACGGGCGCCATGGTCATGGGGCTCGGCGTCGTCTCGCAGGCCCCGCACGGCGGCGTGTTCGTGCTCTTCGCCATGAACGGCACGTTCCTCGGATTCCTCGCCTCGGTCGCCGTCGGCACCGTCGTCTCCGCGTTCCTGGTCGTGCTGCTCAAGCGCTTCACGACCAAGCGCCCCGACGCTGCCGCCGCGGCGGTGTCCGTCGACCAGGGCGTGCCCGTCGCCGCCTGATCCCCCCGTCCCCGACCCGACCCCCTCACGAAGGAGAGCACCATGACCGAGCGCACCGCCACCATCGGCAGCCGCGTGGGCCTGCACGCCCGACCCGCATCCCTGTTCATCGAGGCGGTGCGCCGCACGGGCGTCGCCGTGAAGATCAGCAAGCCGGGCGGCACGCCGCTCGACGCCACGAGCATCCTCTCGCTGATGAGCCTGGGCGCCGCGAACGGCGACCAGGTCGTCCTCACGGCCGAGGGCGACGGCGCGGACGCCGCGCTCGACGAGCTCGCGGCGCTGCTCGAGTCGGACCTCGACGCCGTCGAGTAGCCGCCCGCACGAGGAGAGGGCCCGGTCACCGCGATGCGGCGGCCGGGCCCTCTCGTCGTGTCAGGACCTGCGGATCACCACTCGGCGACGCGGTAGTCCTTGAGGAAGACGCCCGAGATGTCCTCGCCGGCCTGGCCCATGACGATGGGGTCGTAGACGCGGGCGGCGCCGTCGACGAGGTCGAGCGGGGCGTGGAAGCCCTCCTCGGCGAGCCGGACCTTCGTGGGGTGCGGCCGCTCGTCCGTGATCCAGCCGGTGTCGACGCTCGTCATGAGGATCCCGTCGGTCTCGCGCATCTCGCGCGCCGACGTGCGGGTCATCATGTTGAGCGCGGCCTTCGCCATGTTCGTGTGCGGGTGGCCAGGGCCCTTGTACGCGCGGGCGAACTGGCCCTCCATCGCGCTGACGTTGACGACGTACTTGCGGCGCGACTCCGACGCGGCCATCGCGGGACGCAGCCGGCTGACCAGGAGGAACGGCGCCGTGACGTTGGCGAGCTGCACCTCGAGCATCTCGAGCGGATCCACCTCGTGCACCACCTGGGTCCAGCTGTTCGCGTCGTGCAGGTCGGGCACGAGGCCGCCGGCGTCGATGGCCGTGCCGGCCGCGAGGCGCGCGAGCGAGGACGACCCGGCGGTCATCGCGAGCTCGGTGACCTCCGCGGCCGTGATGCCCGTCGCCGTCGAGAGGATCGGGTGCGCGGCCACGCTGGCCGCGAGGGCCGCCGGGTGCGCGTCGTTGGTGTGCCCGAACGTCAGCAGCTCGGGGATGGGCCCGTCCGGCAGCGGCGCCGACTCCGCCTCGGACAGGGGCGCGTAGGAGCCGGGGGAGCGGCGCACGGTCTGCGCGGCGTTGTTGATGAGGATGTCGAGCGGCCCGGCTGCCGCGACGGCGTCGGCGAGGCCGATGACCTGCGCCGGGTCGCGGAGGTCGAGGCCGACCACGCGGAGGCGGTGGACCCACTCGTGCGCGTCGGGCAGGCCGGCGAAGCGGCGCACGGCGTCGCGCGGGAAGCGCGTGGTGATGGTGGTGTGCGCGCCGTCCCGGAGGAGGCGCAGCGCGATGTGCATGCCGATCTTCGCGCGGCCGCCCGTGAGCAGCGCGCGCATGCCGGTGAGGTCGGTGCGGGCCTCGCGCTTGGCGTGGTTGATGCGCGCGCAGTCCGGGCAGAGCTGGTGGTAGAACGCGTCGACCTGCGTGTAGTGCTGCTTGCAGATGTAGCAGGGGCGCGAGCGGAGGAGCGTGCCGGCCGTGGGCGCGGCCGTGGTGATGGCGAGCGGGATCCCGCGGGTCTCGTCGTCGATGCGGTCGGGCGCGCCCGTGGCGGTGGCGGCGACCACCGCGCGGTCGGCGCTGGCGACGGCCTCGCGCTTCTCGAGGCGGCGGGCCTTCTTCACCGACTTGAACATGGAGGCGGTGGCGCGGCGGACGGCGACGAAGTCGGGGTGCTCCTCGTCGATGTCGGCGAGCGAGCCGAGGACGCGCAGCGTGACGGCGAGGTCGGCGGGATCGATGGCCGCGTCGGGGGCGGGGTCGACGGGATCCGTGGGAGCGGCGGGGTCGTCGGGCAGGGCGTCGGAGGGCACAGGAGATGATACCCGGGCACAGCGGCCCGGTCGGGCGGCCCCGGCGGCGGCCGCAGCGCGCTACATCGTGGTCGCGAACCCGATCGCGGCGGCGATGACGGCCCAGAGCGCGATGGTGACCACGACGAGCGCGATGAGCCCGGTGCGGCGGTCGCGCCAGCGGGCGCGCTCCGCCTCGACGTCGACCGGGGCGGCATCCGGCGTGGGCAGCCCGGACGCGGCGGCATCCGGGGCGGACGCCTCCCGGGTGCTCGCCGCGGCCTCGACGGACGGCACGGCGGTCGGGTCGAGCGGGGCGCGATCGGGTCGGGGGTCGAGCGGGGTGGAGGGCATCCGGTGAACGTACGCGTCGCGGCCCGTCGTTCCCTGCCACCTGTGGACAACTCCGCGCGCAGTCCCGCCGACCGGTGCCGCCAACCGGTGCGCCCGGGCGGGATCCGTGGGGGAGGATGGACGCATCATGCCCGACACCGCGCTCGCCCCCACGCTCACCGAGGAGGCGGCCCGCCTGGCCGTGGACGGGGCGACCGACGACGCCATCTACGACGCGTTCGCCGAGTGGGCGCTCGGG is a genomic window of Clavibacter capsici containing:
- a CDS encoding HPr family phosphocarrier protein: MTERTATIGSRVGLHARPASLFIEAVRRTGVAVKISKPGGTPLDATSILSLMSLGAANGDQVVLTAEGDGADAALDELAALLESDLDAVE
- a CDS encoding SDR family NAD(P)-dependent oxidoreductase, which translates into the protein MPSDALPDDPAAPTDPVDPAPDAAIDPADLAVTLRVLGSLADIDEEHPDFVAVRRATASMFKSVKKARRLEKREAVASADRAVVAATATGAPDRIDDETRGIPLAITTAAPTAGTLLRSRPCYICKQHYTQVDAFYHQLCPDCARINHAKREARTDLTGMRALLTGGRAKIGMHIALRLLRDGAHTTITTRFPRDAVRRFAGLPDAHEWVHRLRVVGLDLRDPAQVIGLADAVAAAGPLDILINNAAQTVRRSPGSYAPLSEAESAPLPDGPIPELLTFGHTNDAHPAALAASVAAHPILSTATGITAAEVTELAMTAGSSSLARLAAGTAIDAGGLVPDLHDANSWTQVVHEVDPLEMLEVQLANVTAPFLLVSRLRPAMAASESRRKYVVNVSAMEGQFARAYKGPGHPHTNMAKAALNMMTRTSAREMRETDGILMTSVDTGWITDERPHPTKVRLAEEGFHAPLDLVDGAARVYDPIVMGQAGEDISGVFLKDYRVAEW